In one Mus pahari chromosome 21, PAHARI_EIJ_v1.1, whole genome shotgun sequence genomic region, the following are encoded:
- the LOC110337965 gene encoding histocompatibility antigen 60b-like — protein MAKGSLSLNLSLLVLLDILGATLSTGQVFLSCELKINYRNLNGQCSVNEETLLDFGDENHKGNATMLCPALSHSLTDISEVMWNLQSGNHPLHVTIISQHNQGEPIHGHWAISTDKQCGISFETFGKTWRESHSGASCAMGQLRENKELEQGLRNVLVGDFSLCLKKLSPYSREMPKSTIKVLDTTQPTNGTQSHPTANNPQHNSATQGLGVAWIVIICIGLMLLIVFLCCMLKKISDLPFQNVESSGRRIAIKIQACFRLHSNLRARCSLLLLFLCNLICSPHHQLFWVTLEHCPCIFSKGSKRISDGIGEICAVDFGADGGNPRD, from the exons GTCAAGTCTTTCTGAGTTGTGAATTAAAGATCAACTATCGTAATCTAAATGGACAGTGCTCAGTGAATGAAGAGACTCTCCTTGATTTTGGTGATGAAAACCATAAGGGAAATGCCACTATGCTGTGTCCTGCTTTATCCCACAGCCTGACAGATATTTCAGAAGTGATGTGGAACCTGCAATCAG GTAACCACCCTTTACATGTCACCATAATATCTCAACATAATCAAGGAGAACCCATTCATGGACACTGGGCCATCAGCACTGATAAACAGTGTGGCATCAGCTTTGAAACATTTGGTAAGACCTGGAGAGAGAGTCATTCTGGTGCCAGCTGTGCCATGGGGCAATTGAGGGAAAACAAGGAACTAGAACAAGGTCTCAGGAATGTCCTCGTGGGAGATTTCAGTCTCTGCCTCAAGAAATTGTCGCCATACTCCAGAGAAATGCCAA aatcaacaATAAAGGTGCTGGATACCACCCAGCCTACAAATGGCACTCAGAGTCATCCTACAGCGAATAACCCCCAACATAATTCTGCCACCCAGGGTCTGGGTGTCGCCTGGATCGTGATTATATGTATAGGATTAATGTTATTGATCGTATTCCTTTGTTGTATGCTGAAGAAAATATCAG ACCTCCCATTCCAGAATGTAGAAAGTagtggcaggaggattgccataaaAATTCAAGCCTGTTTTAGATTACATTCTAATCTCAGGGCCAG GTGCTCCctgctgctcctcttcctctgcaaCCTGATCTGCAGTCCTCATCACCAGCTATTTTGGGTGACACTTGAACACTGCCCGTGCATCTTCAGCAAAGGAAGCAAACGCATTTCTGATGGAATCGGGGAAATCTGTGCTGTTGACTTCGGAGCAGATGGTGGGAACCCAAGAGACTGA